A section of the Nitrospira sp. genome encodes:
- a CDS encoding DUF2007 domain-containing protein: MPRHHPEHSTKLVPLCESGDVGELALIKSLLDGNGITYAVQHEHVGALYPGVALLGSRVMVEERDKQRAEVLLSRLALQIRDTTGDVDG, encoded by the coding sequence ATGCCAAGACACCACCCCGAACACTCCACGAAGCTGGTGCCCTTGTGCGAATCGGGAGACGTCGGTGAGTTGGCGCTGATCAAGAGCCTGCTCGACGGCAATGGGATTACTTACGCCGTGCAGCATGAACACGTCGGGGCACTATACCCCGGGGTTGCGCTGTTGGGCAGCCGAGTGATGGTGGAGGAGCGGGACAAGCAGCGGGCCGAGGTGCTGCTCAGTCGTCTGGCTCTGCAGATTCGTGACACGACCGGTGATGTGGACGGATGA
- a CDS encoding DUF4124 domain-containing protein, with product MRGCGHSIDRCENWLILLVIFLTCCGLAEAGPLYVYTDAQGQAVLTDNLEQVPAAFRGRVRTMAATEPSPTAAPAPAAGATVSRSPSASGVLENLLTVIAAKVGSHTIKGLTAHQTAVIVLAGLCWLALLVPIFVSSNPGIRLLCKFLLVLVGVAALYQVAISGMPSLEAVTGSPQQGSEQAMENVLGKMRSQTEQSYRAQDARTARQLEQIEPPTQ from the coding sequence ATGAGGGGATGTGGTCATTCGATCGATCGATGTGAGAATTGGCTGATCCTGCTGGTGATTTTCCTGACATGCTGCGGCCTGGCGGAGGCGGGACCGCTCTATGTGTACACCGATGCCCAGGGACAGGCGGTGCTGACCGATAACCTCGAGCAGGTACCGGCAGCATTTCGCGGGCGTGTACGAACGATGGCCGCTACGGAGCCTTCGCCGACCGCTGCCCCCGCGCCGGCGGCTGGTGCAACCGTCAGCCGGTCACCGTCTGCTTCTGGAGTGCTGGAGAACCTTCTCACGGTCATCGCGGCAAAAGTCGGGTCCCATACGATCAAGGGCCTCACGGCCCATCAAACCGCCGTCATCGTCCTGGCCGGGTTATGCTGGCTGGCACTGCTGGTGCCGATATTTGTGAGTTCCAATCCCGGCATCCGGCTGCTCTGCAAGTTTCTCCTGGTGCTGGTCGGCGTCGCCGCCCTCTATCAGGTGGCGATCTCAGGCATGCCTTCCCTCGAGGCGGTGACCGGCTCGCCTCAGCAGGGATCGGAACAGGCCATGGAGAATGTGCTGGGGAAAATGAGAAGTCAGACTGAGCAAAGTTATCGCGCGCAAGACGCCCGCACGGCCCGCCAATTGGAACAGATCGAACCGCCCACTCAGTAA